A genomic segment from Micromonospora echinaurantiaca encodes:
- a CDS encoding sensor histidine kinase, with protein MRRLGLRARVTAGFAVGALLLAASMALVSYELTRRSLLDERERTALRAAYFDAAVVRTGLDAEAPDVAEVLRSLDTGGNRRPLLYRDDQWYLRTADDGLTAAVPAELQRLVRDGEPAVQRVRIDGQPALLVGVPLAEAVGYYEVTSLRELEETLQVLALALTAVAIVVAGSGAAVGWYATRHSLRPLTAVADAAEKIAAGSFTARLAPTTDPDLTRLSTSFNHMVDQLARRIERDRRFAADVSHELRSPLQTLSAAASVLANRREHLDERTALAAGLVADEVARFQQLVNDLIELARSDRPADRAPVDVAALAREACRSRSLPDSLVQVAPGTATTWSVDRRRVEQILVNLLDNAVRYGGGPVAVRLARRGGTGVVEVDDEGPGVPVAEREAVFDRFVRARAAHARAGGDGSGLGLALVAQHAATHGGRAEVGDRPGGGARFRVELPEALR; from the coding sequence ATGAGGCGGCTCGGCCTGCGGGCCCGGGTCACCGCCGGCTTCGCCGTCGGCGCGCTGCTGCTGGCCGCCTCGATGGCCCTGGTGTCGTACGAGCTGACCCGGCGGTCCCTGCTCGATGAGCGGGAGCGCACCGCGCTGCGGGCGGCGTACTTCGACGCGGCCGTGGTGCGCACCGGCCTGGACGCCGAGGCGCCCGACGTGGCGGAGGTGCTGCGGTCGCTGGACACCGGCGGCAACCGCCGCCCGCTGCTGTACCGCGACGACCAGTGGTACCTGCGCACCGCCGACGACGGGCTGACCGCCGCCGTCCCCGCCGAGCTGCAACGCCTGGTGCGCGACGGGGAACCGGCGGTGCAGCGGGTCCGGATCGACGGCCAGCCGGCCCTGCTGGTCGGCGTGCCGCTGGCCGAGGCGGTCGGCTACTACGAGGTGACCTCGCTGCGGGAGCTGGAGGAGACCCTCCAGGTCCTCGCCCTGGCGCTGACCGCGGTCGCCATCGTGGTCGCCGGATCGGGCGCCGCCGTCGGCTGGTACGCCACCCGGCACAGCCTGCGGCCGCTGACCGCGGTCGCCGACGCGGCGGAGAAGATCGCGGCGGGCAGCTTCACCGCCCGGCTGGCACCGACCACCGACCCGGACCTGACCCGGCTCTCCACCTCGTTCAACCACATGGTCGACCAGCTCGCCCGGCGGATCGAACGGGACCGCCGGTTCGCCGCCGACGTCAGCCACGAGCTGCGCTCACCGTTGCAGACGCTGTCGGCCGCGGCGAGCGTGCTGGCCAACCGCCGGGAACACCTCGACGAGCGGACCGCGCTGGCCGCCGGCCTGGTGGCCGACGAGGTCGCCCGCTTCCAGCAGCTGGTCAACGACCTGATCGAACTGGCCCGCAGCGACCGGCCCGCCGACCGGGCGCCGGTCGACGTGGCGGCCCTGGCCCGGGAGGCCTGCCGGTCCCGGTCCCTGCCCGACTCGCTGGTGCAGGTCGCGCCGGGCACCGCGACGACCTGGTCGGTGGACCGGCGCCGGGTGGAGCAGATCCTGGTCAACCTGCTCGACAACGCCGTACGGTACGGCGGCGGGCCGGTCGCGGTGCGGCTGGCCCGGCGGGGCGGGACGGGCGTCGTCGAGGTCGACGACGAGGGTCCCGGCGTGCCGGTCGCCGAGCGGGAGGCGGTCTTCGACCGGTTCGTCCGGGCCCGGGCCGCGCACGCCCGGGCCGGCGGCGACGGCAGCGGCCTCGGGCTGGCCCTCGTCGCCCAGCACGCCGCCACCCATGGTGGCCGGGCCGAGGTCGGGGACCGCCCCGGCGGCGGGGCCCGGTTCCGCGTCGAACTGCCGGAGGCCCTCCGATGA
- a CDS encoding GerMN domain-containing protein produces the protein MRPGRRAAALAALVVLLAGCGVPVEDAPRTVPAPRGPFPSAASGEATSPAGRVAEVLCFVRDDRLVPVERRLDAAPTADAQLAHLLAGPSAAERDRGLTSSLPGAVGGATVRVADTRAEVEVDAVDDEAGRSDEMLAFGQLVCTLTARADVETVSFLRRGQPLGVPRADGSLSRQPLSAADYTDLITPR, from the coding sequence ATGCGTCCGGGCCGCCGGGCGGCGGCTCTCGCCGCGTTGGTAGTGCTGCTCGCCGGCTGCGGGGTGCCGGTCGAGGACGCTCCCCGCACCGTGCCCGCGCCGCGCGGCCCGTTCCCGTCGGCGGCGAGCGGCGAGGCGACCTCCCCGGCGGGCCGGGTCGCCGAGGTGCTCTGCTTCGTCCGCGACGACCGACTGGTCCCCGTCGAGCGGCGGTTGGACGCCGCCCCGACGGCCGACGCCCAGCTGGCCCACCTGCTCGCCGGCCCGAGCGCCGCCGAACGCGACCGGGGGCTGACCAGCTCGCTGCCCGGCGCGGTCGGCGGGGCCACCGTCCGGGTCGCCGACACCCGCGCCGAGGTCGAGGTCGACGCGGTCGACGACGAGGCCGGCCGCAGCGACGAGATGCTCGCCTTCGGGCAGCTGGTCTGCACCCTGACCGCCCGCGCCGACGTGGAGACCGTGTCGTTCCTGCGGCGCGGGCAGCCGCTCGGCGTACCGCGGGCGGACGGGTCGCTGTCCCGGCAGCCGCTCAGCGCGGCCGACTACACCGATCTCATCACGCCGCGCTGA
- a CDS encoding STAS domain-containing protein → MSEQQAGWSVPLIEVAFSTELDRAALSVTGLVFDRVLALRPGHVVVDLADCRHVDAAGIGLLLDVHRRLARRQAVLSLRDPSPRIRKILQTARLDQVLSVTETAQPVRPADAPPSTDAPPPPVGPAPPPAGTAPPPAGTTPLPAGGAGRSSGPNGRPYGRAAVASPS, encoded by the coding sequence GTGTCGGAACAGCAGGCAGGGTGGTCGGTGCCGCTGATCGAGGTGGCGTTCAGCACGGAACTGGACCGGGCCGCCCTGTCGGTGACGGGCCTGGTCTTCGATCGGGTGCTGGCGCTGCGCCCGGGGCATGTGGTGGTGGACCTCGCCGATTGCCGGCACGTCGACGCCGCCGGCATCGGGCTGCTGCTGGACGTGCACCGCCGGCTCGCCCGCCGACAGGCGGTGCTGAGCCTGCGTGACCCGAGCCCGCGGATCCGGAAGATCCTGCAGACCGCCCGGCTGGACCAGGTGCTGTCGGTGACCGAGACCGCGCAGCCGGTCCGCCCCGCGGACGCGCCACCCTCCACCGACGCGCCACCCCCACCGGTCGGTCCGGCTCCCCCGCCGGCCGGCACGGCTCCCCCACCGGCCGGCACCACCCCCCTGCCGGCCGGTGGGGCGGGCCGCTCCAGCGGCCCGAACGGTCGCCCGTACGGCAGGGCGGCGGTCGCCTCGCCGTCGTGA
- a CDS encoding response regulator transcription factor yields the protein MTGVLVIEDDDRIRLALLLALEDEGYTARGAATAEEGLRAQRQDPADNVLVDLMLPGLDGFECIRQLRRDDDVPIVVISARDDTHDIVAALEAGADDYVVKPVAIKELSARLRALRRRARAAAPAVSVLTFGELEISPEAGEVRRDGQPVPVTRTEFRLLCELAEHAGRVLSRQQLLSRVWGYDTGDERLVDVHVGRLRQKIESDPANPRHLVTLRGLGYKLQR from the coding sequence ATGACGGGCGTACTGGTGATCGAGGACGACGACCGGATCCGTCTGGCCCTGCTACTCGCCCTGGAGGACGAGGGGTACACGGCACGTGGGGCGGCCACCGCGGAGGAGGGACTGCGGGCGCAGCGTCAGGACCCGGCCGACAACGTGCTCGTCGACCTGATGCTGCCGGGGCTGGACGGCTTCGAGTGCATCCGGCAGCTGCGCCGCGACGACGACGTGCCGATCGTGGTGATCAGCGCCCGCGACGACACCCACGACATCGTCGCGGCGCTGGAGGCGGGCGCCGACGACTACGTGGTCAAGCCGGTCGCGATCAAGGAGCTGTCCGCCCGGCTGCGCGCCCTGCGCCGGCGCGCCCGGGCCGCCGCCCCGGCGGTGTCCGTGCTCACCTTCGGCGAACTGGAGATCAGCCCGGAGGCCGGCGAGGTACGCCGCGACGGGCAGCCCGTGCCGGTCACCCGCACCGAGTTCCGGCTGCTCTGCGAGCTGGCCGAGCACGCCGGACGGGTGCTGTCCCGGCAGCAGCTGCTGAGCCGGGTGTGGGGCTACGACACCGGCGACGAACGGCTCGTCGACGTGCATGTCGGCCGGCTCCGGCAGAAGATCGAGAGCGACCCGGCCAACCCGCGCCACCTGGTCACCCTGCGTGGGCTCGGCTACAAGTTGCAACGATGA
- a CDS encoding GlsB/YeaQ/YmgE family stress response membrane protein, whose translation MTATGLGTAVAIGLAVGAVGRFAVPGLRAVPVWLALVVGVVTAVLGTVVVGLADAGGRFGPLDLVVQVGSAVAGVALVALTTGREGSDPT comes from the coding sequence ATGACCGCGACCGGTCTCGGCACGGCGGTGGCCATCGGCCTCGCCGTCGGGGCGGTGGGCCGGTTCGCCGTACCGGGCCTGCGGGCCGTACCGGTCTGGCTGGCGCTGGTGGTCGGGGTGGTCACCGCGGTGCTGGGCACGGTGGTGGTCGGCCTGGCCGACGCCGGCGGCCGCTTCGGCCCGCTCGACCTCGTCGTGCAGGTCGGGTCGGCCGTGGCCGGCGTCGCCCTGGTCGCGCTCACCACCGGCCGCGAGGGATCCGACCCGACCTGA